One window of the Acaryochloris sp. CCMEE 5410 genome contains the following:
- a CDS encoding PAS domain S-box protein produces MTSNSRFLPSLPLPSPTYDSQQESNALPVVVWEADQQGHVNWLSTRWQGLTGRFPADSLGETFWDSIAEADRESSRHQWQVAFHKQQAFEMLLNLYLIDGNLHSVIVQGEPRWDDQNQQSSWMGTLQIANTAIPLRSELDYSQKFLQAVLDNLSNGIVACDAQGILTLFNRATQELHGLPLHAVPPEQWADFYDLYEADGKTPLPQDHIPLYRALQGESVQNAEMVIKSKQGPARTILASGDPIYAQDGQKLGAVVAMQDITQWKQAEIELRASEDRWQLALQGTGDGLFDWDIVTNKAFMSPRLKQALGFDDHEVENSFEGWRRLVHPSDREDIAAALESHLQNNGSHYRAEYRMRCKDGSYKWILARGQTQWSDEGKPLRMIGSHQDITLQKQAEQELARLNRDLESRVKARTAQLAAANHQKELLLVQEQAARQQAEAAKAAIELYEQIINHIQLGFLVWSAPDLESIEALQLVAANPAAEDLLEMDLQSKTGDRMGALFPQFVEHNPNVPLSLLQVIKAQQSRNLAHTAFTLPNGETRIFSLKAFPLPDHCVGVAFENITARKRAEAALSRSEQRYRTVVDSVKEVIFQTDTHGCWTFLNSAWTEITGYTIGESLGKSITRFVSSQTKHQKWQDLFNRLMQGEENVLNYKIEILTKTQERRWLEIRVVPSPDVDGFTMGTFGTLNDITELQQSELNLKSQADQLIQLNAELRATTVQLEKRNQELDQFSYVTSHDLKAPLRAIANLSEWVEEDLEDRLTEETRNYMTLLRSRVLRMENLINGLLSYSRAGRLREASQVVDVRQLVTEVVHSIDVPDSIVVQIDPTLPCFATQELPLQQVFANLISNAIKHHDQDHGRIEIMAQDRGSYYQFVVTDDGPGIDPQYHEKVFNIFQTLKARDSFESTGIGLSIVKKLVEAQGGTITLQSQVGDGSTFFFTWPK; encoded by the coding sequence ATGACCTCCAATTCTCGATTTCTTCCCTCTCTTCCCCTGCCTTCGCCTACCTATGATAGTCAGCAAGAATCTAATGCTCTACCCGTTGTGGTGTGGGAAGCTGACCAGCAAGGTCACGTCAATTGGCTCAGTACCCGATGGCAAGGGCTAACGGGGCGGTTCCCCGCAGATAGTCTAGGAGAGACTTTTTGGGATTCGATAGCTGAAGCGGATCGTGAATCCAGTCGTCATCAATGGCAAGTGGCTTTTCATAAACAGCAAGCGTTTGAGATGCTGCTTAATCTCTACTTAATTGATGGCAACCTACACTCTGTCATCGTTCAAGGTGAGCCGCGTTGGGACGATCAGAATCAGCAGAGCAGTTGGATGGGAACTTTACAAATAGCTAACACCGCTATTCCCTTGCGATCTGAGTTGGACTATAGTCAAAAATTCTTGCAGGCTGTTTTAGATAACCTGTCCAATGGCATCGTTGCTTGTGATGCCCAAGGGATATTGACCCTCTTTAACCGGGCGACTCAAGAACTCCATGGACTTCCCCTGCATGCAGTTCCCCCAGAGCAGTGGGCTGACTTCTACGATTTGTATGAAGCGGATGGTAAAACCCCCCTCCCTCAGGATCACATTCCCTTATACCGAGCCTTGCAAGGAGAGTCCGTCCAAAATGCTGAGATGGTGATCAAGTCTAAGCAAGGCCCCGCCCGGACAATTTTGGCCAGTGGTGATCCAATTTACGCTCAAGATGGTCAAAAACTGGGCGCGGTGGTAGCCATGCAGGATATCACACAGTGGAAACAGGCTGAGATCGAGCTACGCGCCAGCGAGGACCGCTGGCAACTAGCCCTCCAAGGGACTGGAGATGGCCTCTTTGATTGGGATATTGTCACCAATAAAGCCTTTATGTCTCCCCGACTTAAACAGGCCCTAGGCTTTGACGACCATGAAGTTGAGAATAGTTTTGAAGGATGGCGACGGTTGGTTCATCCCAGTGATCGGGAAGATATTGCTGCTGCCCTTGAATCCCACCTACAGAACAACGGATCTCACTACCGAGCCGAATATCGGATGCGGTGTAAGGATGGCAGCTATAAGTGGATTCTGGCCCGAGGTCAGACACAATGGAGTGACGAGGGTAAGCCCCTGCGCATGATTGGGTCCCATCAAGACATCACCCTTCAGAAACAGGCGGAACAAGAACTGGCAAGGCTCAACCGAGATTTGGAATCCCGAGTAAAGGCTCGTACCGCTCAGCTAGCAGCGGCGAATCACCAGAAAGAACTGTTACTCGTCCAAGAGCAGGCCGCTCGTCAACAGGCTGAAGCCGCCAAAGCGGCCATTGAACTGTATGAACAGATCATTAATCATATCCAGCTTGGTTTTTTGGTTTGGAGCGCGCCAGATTTAGAATCAATCGAGGCGTTGCAGCTTGTGGCTGCCAACCCAGCCGCTGAAGATCTGCTAGAAATGGACCTACAGAGCAAAACGGGCGATCGGATGGGAGCCCTTTTTCCTCAGTTTGTTGAGCATAATCCCAATGTCCCCCTATCCCTTCTACAAGTGATTAAGGCTCAGCAATCTCGAAATTTAGCTCATACAGCCTTTACCCTGCCAAACGGCGAAACCAGAATTTTCTCCCTCAAGGCTTTTCCCCTCCCCGATCACTGTGTTGGGGTCGCCTTTGAGAATATTACGGCCAGAAAACGGGCCGAAGCTGCGTTAAGCCGGAGTGAGCAACGGTATCGAACCGTTGTGGATAGTGTGAAGGAAGTCATCTTTCAAACGGATACCCACGGCTGTTGGACATTCCTGAACTCGGCCTGGACTGAAATTACGGGATATACCATTGGTGAAAGTTTAGGAAAATCAATCACAAGATTTGTGTCTTCCCAAACTAAGCACCAGAAGTGGCAAGACCTATTCAACCGTTTGATGCAAGGAGAAGAAAACGTTCTCAATTATAAAATTGAGATTTTAACCAAAACCCAGGAACGACGGTGGTTGGAGATTCGGGTTGTTCCCTCTCCTGATGTGGATGGTTTTACGATGGGTACTTTCGGTACCCTAAACGATATTACCGAACTTCAACAATCAGAACTGAATCTAAAATCCCAAGCAGATCAATTGATTCAGTTAAATGCTGAATTGAGGGCGACGACTGTCCAATTGGAAAAGCGCAATCAAGAACTCGACCAGTTCTCCTATGTGACCTCCCACGATCTGAAAGCTCCCCTGCGGGCCATTGCTAATCTATCTGAGTGGGTGGAAGAAGATCTAGAAGATCGATTGACGGAAGAGACTCGTAATTATATGACCTTGCTCCGCAGTCGGGTGCTGCGGATGGAAAATTTGATCAATGGTCTGTTATCCTATTCCCGAGCAGGTCGCTTGCGGGAGGCCAGTCAAGTAGTCGATGTCCGGCAATTGGTTACTGAAGTGGTTCACTCTATTGATGTTCCTGACAGTATAGTGGTGCAGATTGATCCTACATTGCCATGTTTCGCGACTCAGGAATTACCCTTGCAACAGGTTTTTGCGAATCTGATTAGCAATGCCATCAAACATCATGATCAAGATCACGGTCGGATCGAAATTATGGCCCAAGATCGAGGTAGCTACTACCAATTCGTAGTGACAGATGATGGGCCGGGGATTGATCCTCAATATCACGAGAAAGTATTCAATATTTTCCAAACGCTAAAAGCTCGCGATAGTTTTGAAAGTACGGGGATTGGTCTGTCTATCGTCAAAAAACTGGTTGAAGCTCAGGGTGGAACGATTACGCTGCAATCTCAGGTGGGTGACGGTTCGACTTTCTTCTTTACCTGGCCAAAATGA
- a CDS encoding protein phosphatase 2C domain-containing protein, with translation MKYNHQLLTDPQTYDPKTGGITYQEALKKLSERPTQLLSPSQSLLSLESVGRTDVGRDRTHNEDYFSIDQQHFCTPDLPDGGYRGLYILCDGMGGMARGEVASELATKTLRSYLNSRWQRHLPTEIGLELAINTANKAVYERNQREQRAGSGRMGTTAVVVMVNNTHIRYVHVGDSRLYRLTRQYGLQQLTTDHNAYQRALQQGYSPEEAQAFGPQLTKALGPWSGESLRPQSQTLAVEEDTVFLLCSDGLSDHDLLENHANSHLMGMLDFRTDLATGMDQLMALANQKNGHDNITAIAIRLRPHQ, from the coding sequence ATGAAATATAACCATCAGCTCTTGACCGATCCTCAGACATATGACCCTAAAACGGGTGGAATTACTTACCAGGAGGCCCTCAAAAAGTTGTCAGAACGACCTACTCAGCTCTTATCCCCATCCCAGTCCTTGTTAAGCTTAGAGTCTGTTGGACGGACTGATGTAGGGCGTGATCGCACCCATAATGAAGATTACTTTTCGATAGATCAGCAGCACTTTTGCACTCCTGATCTTCCTGATGGTGGCTATCGAGGTCTCTATATCCTTTGTGATGGCATGGGAGGCATGGCTAGAGGAGAAGTGGCAAGTGAACTGGCGACTAAAACCCTACGGAGTTATCTGAATAGCCGCTGGCAACGCCATTTACCTACTGAAATTGGCTTAGAACTGGCTATTAATACGGCCAATAAAGCAGTCTATGAACGCAACCAGAGAGAGCAGCGTGCTGGCTCGGGCCGCATGGGGACCACGGCCGTTGTGGTGATGGTAAATAATACCCACATTAGATATGTCCATGTTGGTGACAGTCGCCTGTATCGGTTGACACGGCAATATGGTTTGCAGCAATTAACCACCGATCACAATGCCTATCAGCGGGCTTTGCAGCAAGGCTATTCCCCAGAAGAAGCGCAAGCCTTTGGGCCACAACTGACCAAAGCCTTAGGACCTTGGTCTGGAGAATCGCTCCGCCCTCAGTCTCAAACCTTAGCGGTAGAAGAAGATACGGTCTTTCTCCTCTGCTCTGATGGCCTCAGCGATCACGATTTATTGGAAAACCATGCCAATAGTCATCTAATGGGAATGTTGGATTTTCGTACCGATCTTGCGACTGGGATGGATCAACTAATGGCATTGGCCAACCAGAAAAATGGTCATGACAACATTACTGCCATAGCGATTCGATTACGTCCTCACCAATAA
- a CDS encoding tetratricopeptide repeat protein has translation MPLRFVPTLCLVIVCNSVLPGIATATPEEPGRSFERPTTVRQPLPDTLQTAQDWQTVGRNALIVEDYINSLQAFNKAVDLSAGQNPQILEQRGWVHYLQKRYERAIADLNQAAALYQAQSQTANYRNVRRMRLFIETQADELNLSS, from the coding sequence ATGCCTTTGAGATTTGTACCAACCTTATGTTTAGTAATTGTCTGTAATAGCGTTCTACCTGGAATAGCAACGGCAACACCTGAAGAGCCGGGCCGCAGCTTTGAACGCCCCACCACCGTTCGTCAGCCTTTACCTGACACGCTACAAACGGCTCAGGACTGGCAAACGGTGGGAAGGAATGCTTTGATTGTCGAGGATTATATCAATAGCCTCCAAGCCTTCAATAAAGCGGTGGATCTCTCCGCTGGACAAAACCCACAAATTCTGGAGCAGCGAGGTTGGGTTCATTATTTGCAGAAACGATACGAACGCGCGATCGCAGATTTAAACCAAGCGGCAGCCCTTTACCAAGCGCAATCCCAGACCGCCAACTATCGCAACGTTCGTCGCATGCGGCTGTTTATTGAAACCCAAGCCGACGAACTCAATCTTTCCAGCTAA
- a CDS encoding bestrophin family protein has protein sequence MDTPTKANWLATTFRLDGSVAGIILPRILAFTGFTLAICGLDYFDYPTYLQEIGDLTTNVVYNLVLGLLLVFRTNTAYDRFWDGRKAWGTLVVNSRNFARQVALLWPSTKATPSMDRDTLLNLLVAFALATKLHLRSEPIGDTLQDLITPEQAEILADAQHPPLQITFWIGMHLQQALQQGHIDSNQASNLDQALGQMIEGLSSCERIRSTPLPIAYRIYLKRLILIYCVGLPFRWVPEIHGWALPMVAVVSFILLGLEEVGRELDNPFGQGANDLPIDDICQTIADNVDQAKAISATIGISSLKSNEHPSPTYH, from the coding sequence ATGGATACTCCAACTAAAGCGAATTGGCTAGCAACCACTTTCAGACTCGACGGCTCCGTTGCGGGCATTATCCTGCCTCGAATTTTAGCCTTTACCGGGTTTACCTTGGCCATCTGTGGTCTTGACTATTTTGACTACCCCACCTACCTCCAAGAAATCGGTGACTTAACCACCAATGTGGTCTACAACCTGGTCTTGGGCTTACTGCTCGTATTTCGTACCAACACGGCCTACGATCGCTTTTGGGATGGCCGCAAAGCCTGGGGAACACTGGTCGTTAACAGCCGCAACTTTGCTCGTCAGGTTGCCTTACTGTGGCCTTCCACCAAAGCCACCCCCTCTATGGATAGAGACACCCTACTCAATCTACTGGTCGCCTTTGCCCTAGCCACAAAACTGCACCTGCGATCAGAACCCATCGGTGACACCCTGCAAGACCTGATTACACCTGAGCAAGCCGAAATTTTGGCAGACGCCCAGCATCCTCCCTTACAAATTACGTTTTGGATTGGGATGCACCTGCAACAGGCTCTGCAACAAGGCCATATCGACAGCAACCAAGCCTCTAATCTTGACCAAGCTCTGGGCCAAATGATTGAAGGGTTGAGTAGCTGTGAACGTATTCGTTCCACTCCCCTTCCCATTGCCTATCGAATTTATTTGAAACGGTTGATTCTGATTTACTGTGTGGGCTTACCCTTCCGCTGGGTGCCTGAAATTCATGGATGGGCATTGCCCATGGTGGCAGTGGTGAGCTTTATCCTGCTGGGCCTGGAAGAAGTAGGACGAGAATTAGATAACCCCTTTGGTCAAGGTGCTAATGATTTACCCATTGATGACATTTGCCAAACGATTGCCGACAATGTTGATCAAGCCAAAGCAATCAGTGCCACGATCGGTATATCTTCATTGAAGTCAAACGAACATCCCAGTCCGACCTACCATTAA
- a CDS encoding response regulator transcription factor, with amino-acid sequence MTKIQVVVIEDHDLSRVGLTAALQHSGTVDVLGSAANGRQGLEMIQQYKPDVAILDIGLPDIDGIEVTLQLKQVQEADETLHTKVLMLTANTSEDAVLAAFAAGADSYSLKEVSVEDLLSAIQLTHEGNAWIDPNIARIVLQQAKASKETPQDAEADTTVIKSTDPEYQAILETEPLTDRELEVLELIVAGCSNAVIADKLYISVGTVKTHVRSILNKLCADDRTQAAVRALRSGLVT; translated from the coding sequence ATGACTAAAATTCAGGTTGTTGTTATCGAAGACCATGATCTCAGCCGTGTGGGCCTAACCGCCGCGCTCCAGCACAGTGGGACCGTGGACGTTCTCGGATCAGCGGCCAATGGTCGCCAAGGTCTGGAGATGATTCAGCAATATAAGCCCGATGTTGCCATTTTGGATATTGGCTTGCCAGATATTGATGGCATTGAAGTAACCCTACAGCTCAAACAAGTCCAGGAAGCGGATGAGACCTTGCACACCAAGGTGCTGATGCTGACAGCCAATACCAGTGAAGATGCTGTACTGGCGGCCTTTGCCGCTGGCGCAGATTCCTACAGCCTCAAGGAAGTCAGTGTCGAGGATTTACTCAGCGCCATTCAGCTGACCCATGAAGGTAATGCGTGGATTGATCCCAACATTGCTCGGATAGTCTTGCAGCAAGCTAAAGCGTCAAAAGAGACTCCCCAAGACGCTGAAGCTGACACCACAGTGATTAAATCCACCGATCCGGAATACCAAGCCATCTTAGAAACAGAACCATTAACAGATCGCGAATTAGAAGTTTTAGAACTGATTGTGGCAGGATGCAGCAACGCCGTTATCGCAGACAAGCTATATATTTCCGTCGGCACCGTCAAAACTCACGTTCGCAGTATTTTGAACAAACTATGCGCCGATGACCGCACCCAAGCTGCCGTCAGAGCCCTCCGGTCAGGCTTAGTCACTTAA
- a CDS encoding CHASE3 domain-containing protein — translation MGQAEQTSKAKNPAKGKSILHFWTNLSLTRQGTVILAIPLTCLLITMSAWVGTRKNENFTHRQIVHTQKVLRTSDQLLNALINAETGIRGYGLTEDPKFLAPYREALPEIEPTLRALSQQVQENPEQSQQITELKLLIQQELDILTKTLKQIENDFRFAPQAPRLGALVEQGKARMDAVRQSLQDFKDTEQEILVKRRTRLSQARFVNDALLGVSGVISLLGFAAALSLYRQTEKQMLRRGDELAATNRILATANLTLADRNKELDQFTYVVSHDLKAPLRAIANLSEWIEEDLDEKLDEENRYQMNLLRKRVHRMEALINGLLQFSRVGRRQSTIETVRVGDLLADIIDSLAPPAEFKVEIVGPMPTLQTDTLQLQQVFSNLLSNAIKHHHQSEGHIRVSGNTQLDFYEFVVSDDGPGIAADYYDKIFQIFQVLDSRDATENTGIGLSIVKKIIESKGGSIQVESEINHGTTFRFTWPQEE, via the coding sequence ATGGGACAAGCCGAGCAAACCTCTAAAGCCAAAAACCCCGCCAAGGGAAAATCCATCCTACATTTTTGGACGAACCTATCCCTGACGCGCCAAGGAACCGTTATTTTAGCCATCCCTTTAACCTGTCTACTGATCACGATGTCGGCCTGGGTCGGCACGCGCAAGAATGAAAATTTTACCCATCGGCAAATCGTCCATACCCAGAAGGTCCTGCGTACCAGCGATCAACTCTTAAACGCTTTGATCAATGCAGAAACAGGCATTCGCGGCTATGGACTTACCGAGGATCCTAAATTTTTGGCTCCTTATCGAGAAGCATTACCCGAAATTGAGCCAACGCTAAGGGCATTATCTCAACAGGTTCAAGAAAACCCAGAACAAAGCCAACAGATTACCGAGCTAAAACTTTTAATCCAGCAAGAACTGGATATTCTGACTAAAACCCTGAAACAAATTGAAAACGATTTCCGATTTGCCCCCCAGGCCCCTCGCCTCGGGGCTTTAGTGGAGCAAGGGAAAGCCCGAATGGATGCGGTCCGGCAATCTCTGCAAGACTTTAAAGATACTGAGCAGGAAATATTGGTAAAACGTCGCACCCGTCTTAGCCAAGCTAGGTTTGTCAATGATGCCCTATTGGGGGTGTCTGGTGTAATTAGCCTGCTGGGGTTTGCCGCCGCATTGTCTTTGTATCGGCAAACGGAAAAGCAAATGCTGCGCCGAGGGGATGAATTAGCTGCCACGAACCGTATTTTGGCAACGGCAAATCTCACCTTAGCCGATCGCAATAAGGAGCTAGACCAGTTTACCTATGTGGTTTCCCATGACCTGAAAGCCCCTTTGCGAGCGATTGCCAATCTTTCTGAGTGGATTGAAGAAGATCTCGACGAAAAACTAGACGAAGAAAATCGCTACCAGATGAACTTGCTGCGAAAACGGGTTCATCGTATGGAGGCATTGATTAATGGGCTGCTGCAATTTTCTCGGGTAGGACGCCGCCAATCCACAATAGAAACCGTTAGGGTCGGCGACCTACTGGCCGACATCATCGATTCGTTGGCTCCCCCTGCCGAATTTAAGGTTGAGATTGTGGGGCCAATGCCCACTCTACAAACGGATACCCTCCAATTACAGCAAGTCTTTAGTAATCTGCTGAGCAATGCGATTAAACATCATCACCAATCTGAGGGGCATATTCGTGTTTCAGGTAATACGCAGCTCGATTTCTATGAGTTTGTGGTGAGCGATGACGGTCCCGGTATCGCTGCAGATTATTACGACAAGATCTTCCAAATCTTTCAGGTTTTAGATAGTCGAGACGCCACAGAAAATACAGGAATTGGCCTATCGATTGTCAAAAAGATCATCGAATCTAAAGGGGGAAGTATCCAGGTCGAATCTGAGATCAATCATGGTACAACGTTCAGGTTCACTTGGCCTCAAGAAGAGTAA
- a CDS encoding photosystem II reaction center protein T: protein MDVIAYVFILACIIGLFFFAVFFREKPTLDKIQSRSFRESSQSTRR, encoded by the coding sequence ATGGACGTCATAGCCTACGTTTTTATCTTAGCCTGTATTATCGGCTTATTCTTTTTTGCTGTTTTCTTCCGCGAGAAACCCACCCTTGATAAAATTCAAAGCCGAAGTTTTCGTGAATCTTCTCAGTCTACTAGAAGATAA
- a CDS encoding HdeD family acid-resistance protein yields MSNQDIQKSQPTFGKWSIALGALLVVLGFVAIAMPFVSTLATELVIAGVFFSSGIIQLIYAYQSRANVKSLAFKILLGAGYIGSSVLLLFYPLQGVLSLTLAVGTFILVEGIVQAIMAIRMREDESSWYWTLGSGVFAVVFGLSIMLGWPADSAWILGLLIGLNLISDGWPMVVFGLTDTDLFGSGPQQPQAS; encoded by the coding sequence ATGAGTAACCAAGATATTCAAAAAAGCCAGCCGACCTTTGGGAAATGGTCTATCGCCCTGGGGGCTCTGCTTGTTGTACTAGGCTTTGTCGCCATTGCCATGCCCTTCGTCAGCACGTTAGCCACTGAACTCGTAATTGCAGGCGTCTTTTTTAGCAGCGGTATTATTCAATTGATTTATGCCTATCAATCTCGCGCTAATGTAAAAAGCTTAGCCTTTAAGATTCTCTTAGGTGCAGGCTACATTGGCTCTAGTGTATTGCTGCTGTTCTATCCTCTTCAAGGGGTCCTGAGCCTAACCCTTGCTGTGGGTACTTTCATTCTTGTAGAAGGTATTGTGCAAGCCATAATGGCTATTCGTATGCGAGAGGATGAGTCTAGCTGGTATTGGACCCTAGGGAGTGGTGTATTTGCCGTTGTATTTGGTCTTTCGATTATGTTGGGCTGGCCTGCTGACTCTGCCTGGATTTTAGGTCTTCTGATTGGCTTAAATCTAATCTCTGATGGATGGCCAATGGTAGTCTTTGGCTTGACAGATACCGATCTGTTTGGCTCCGGTCCCCAGCAACCCCAAGCCAGTTAG
- a CDS encoding universal stress protein: protein MGYSRILAAVDASSLRSIVYEQALETAQLHQAELLLLHAIEADISPSSGNPLDTGYLSPSVVDLQMAQQAWEVQLAEAKQWLQDFCQAAKQQGVQATFEAELGNPGYQVCDRARDWQADLIVVGRHGRTGITELILGSVSNHVVHHAPCSVLVIQGEEMVVDVSG, encoded by the coding sequence ATGGGATACAGTCGCATTCTGGCAGCAGTAGATGCTTCATCCTTGCGATCGATTGTGTATGAGCAGGCCTTGGAAACGGCGCAACTCCACCAAGCTGAATTATTGCTTCTGCATGCGATTGAAGCGGATATCAGTCCCTCATCGGGAAATCCTCTCGATACCGGTTACCTCTCTCCATCTGTGGTGGATCTGCAGATGGCTCAGCAAGCATGGGAGGTGCAACTTGCAGAAGCAAAACAATGGTTACAAGACTTTTGCCAAGCGGCTAAACAACAGGGGGTTCAGGCAACCTTTGAAGCGGAGCTGGGAAATCCAGGGTATCAAGTTTGCGATCGCGCTCGGGATTGGCAAGCTGACTTAATCGTTGTGGGGCGACATGGCCGCACTGGCATCACAGAACTCATATTGGGAAGTGTCAGCAATCACGTCGTTCACCATGCCCCTTGTTCCGTTTTGGTGATTCAGGGAGAAGAAATGGTTGTGGATGTGTCCGGCTAA
- a CDS encoding site-2 protease family protein: MNGNFRLGSLFGIPFYLNASWFLVLLFFSWTYGNGLAAQFPNLMGIAPWLLGLGTAILLFSSVLAHELGHSLVAMQQGIEVKSITLFLFGGLASLEEESKTPFGAFAIAIAGPAVSVLLWALLSYGSMSLSSGPIAAIVGFLATINLFLALFNMIPGLPLDGGNVLKAAVWKITGNRYRGIRIAARAGQVVGGVAIASGILSLSVWNALIGWFLYQNAGRAIQSSQLQEELSRYTAADVVTEGEFVIGLHDSLRQLANQAIPYQGKVSRFLVVDEQGQLVGSVNLEDLNSVATMQWPQVSVKELLQKTVLPPVVQSTQSLLDIVALLDREKLQTLAVVKESGALVGLLEKAAIRRLLQQRVATA, from the coding sequence ATGAACGGTAACTTTAGGTTAGGCAGCCTCTTTGGCATCCCTTTTTATCTCAATGCATCATGGTTTCTGGTGTTGCTATTTTTTTCTTGGACCTATGGCAATGGCCTCGCCGCACAGTTTCCAAATCTAATGGGAATTGCACCTTGGCTCCTGGGCCTTGGCACGGCGATTTTGCTGTTTAGTTCAGTACTTGCCCATGAACTCGGTCATAGCTTAGTGGCGATGCAGCAAGGGATTGAGGTGAAGTCCATCACGCTGTTTCTATTTGGTGGCCTTGCCAGTCTGGAAGAGGAATCAAAAACGCCCTTTGGAGCGTTTGCCATTGCGATCGCAGGTCCTGCTGTTAGCGTTCTCCTGTGGGCGCTCCTCTCCTACGGAAGCATGAGTCTATCGAGCGGTCCAATTGCTGCCATCGTTGGGTTCCTCGCCACAATTAACCTATTTTTAGCCTTGTTCAATATGATTCCAGGGCTACCGTTAGATGGTGGTAATGTCCTCAAAGCAGCCGTCTGGAAAATTACGGGCAATCGCTATCGAGGTATCAGAATCGCAGCCCGTGCTGGCCAGGTTGTGGGTGGGGTTGCGATCGCATCCGGTATCCTGTCCCTTAGTGTCTGGAATGCATTGATTGGCTGGTTCTTATACCAAAATGCAGGCCGAGCCATCCAATCTTCCCAACTTCAGGAAGAGCTGAGCCGATACACTGCAGCAGATGTAGTGACCGAAGGTGAATTTGTGATTGGCCTTCATGATTCCCTCCGCCAGCTTGCCAATCAGGCGATTCCTTATCAGGGTAAAGTGTCTAGATTTCTGGTTGTGGATGAGCAAGGGCAGCTCGTCGGGTCCGTCAACTTAGAGGATCTAAATTCTGTGGCTACGATGCAATGGCCCCAAGTGTCCGTCAAAGAACTCTTGCAGAAAACCGTATTGCCTCCGGTGGTGCAGTCCACCCAATCACTCCTCGATATTGTGGCATTGCTTGACAGAGAAAAGCTTCAGACCCTAGCAGTCGTTAAAGAAAGTGGTGCCCTCGTCGGTTTACTCGAAAAAGCAGCCATCCGCCGTCTTCTTCAGCAAAGGGTAGCAACCGCGTAA